The following DNA comes from Planctomycetota bacterium.
GACATCGTCACCGTGAACGACGTGGGCGTGTTGGGCTGGAGCTGCGTGGGCAGACCATCGGGGTAGGAGAAGGTCACGCGCTGGGGAACGTCGAAGGCTTCGACGATGCCCGACGTGGACCCGCCCGTGGGGCTGGTGGCCGAGAAGCCCATGCCGCGAGACGCGAAGGCTTCCCAGAGGCGCGCGGTGTTGGCCCCGCCGTAACGGACGAGGTCGGACTGAAGGATGGCGTCGCGCTGCTGGAGGTAGTTGGGGTTGGCGGGGGCGAGCTTCATGCCGTCGACGACGAGCTGCATGATGCGCTCGTTCGCGGCGAACCCGCTGTCGAGGGACATGCGATAGCGCGCCGTGATCAGCGTCGTGCACCACATCTCGCCGTTGTTGTGGACCGACGCGGTGCTGGTGCCCGGGCCGCTGTTCCAGGGCACGCCCGCCGCCGGGGTGAAGGAACTGATGTCCAGGAAGGTGTGGGGGTTCTTGGTGAAGTCGGCGGAGTACGGGTAGCGCCGGATGCCGTAGTAGTAGTTGTTGGTCTCGTTGCCGGCCCACAGGTTCAGCGTCGCGAACCCGCCCGTGGTGTAGGTGCCGAAGAGGTCGTCGCTGGGCTCGGCGGAGAGGCACACGCCGAAGAAGTCGCCCCAGCCCTCGCCCATCGAGCGGGCCTGGGTGCCGGTGAGGGTCGCCTCGTGGCAGCGGATGCTCAGGCCGTGCGTCAGTTCGTGGTAGATGATGTCCACGTCGAGCCCGCCGTCACGATCGAGCGCCGGGGGCGTCCAGAGGTACATCTGGCAGCGGGCGGTAGAGCCATCGGTCGAGCTCGACCAGTTCGCGTTGTTGGTGCCCGAGCCGTCCTGCATTTCCATGCGGACGTAGTCGCCCTGGACGCCGCCGCGCCCGAAGTTGTCGGCCTGGTAGTTGCCGGCGGGCTCGTCGAAGCCCATGGCCCAGAGCCGGTCGTGGTAGGAGTTCGCCGTGTAGAAGCCCTGCGTCACGGTCGCGAGCGAATAGTTCGTGGGGATCTCGGTGATGACGTTGGCGCCGTCCACCGCGATCGGCAGGTCGAAGAGGCGAGCCGCGCTGATGGGGCGCCCGTTGGGGTCGGGCGTGTTCGACGTGCCGTCACGGTCGAGGTACGCGTCGACGTTGTTGCCGGTCGTCGTGTCGCCGCCGTCGGGGATCCACCCGTTGGGCGAGAAGGCGATGATGTCGGCCGGCTGCACGGTGACGAGCTGGCGCGGCACGAAGGGGGCCTGCGAGCCGTCGGGCGAGCTGGGCCCGGGCGTGTAGGGCGCCGGGCTGTCTGACGTGTAGACGCGGTAGGTCACGGGCTGGGTGGTGTCGTTGCACAGCCAGTTGTGACGCCAGAGCACCTCGCCGCTGATCGCGTCGAGGATGACGTCGTACGTGTGCCCCACGCCGGGCGTGGGGATGACGACGTGGAACGCCGGACGCATCGTGTCGCGGGTCGTCGCGAAGTACACGCGCTCCGTGGTCACCGGGGTCCAGGTGTCGAACTCGGGGCCGACGGTCCAGGTCGTCTTCTCGCTGGCGCCGACCGACTCGTTGGGGGTGATCGCGCCCGAGACATACACGCCCGCGTCGCGGGCCGCCAGGCGGATGGCGTCGCCCGCCTCGATGGTGGCGGCGGGGACGTTCCAGCCCTCGGCGGGCTCGGGCACGATTGAGCTGCTGACGTTGATGATCTCGCCCCGGGCCGTCACGTTCGCCCGCAGGATGTTCCCGTAGACCTTGACCCCGCCAATCGCCTGCTGCAGCGTGACGTGGTGCATGATCCCGTGGGTCGAGAAGTCACGGGCGACCATGGCCGCGTCGAGGTCCGCCGCCGAGAGCCCGAAGAGGTCGGCCTGCTCGAGCAGGAACGACTTGACGACCTCGACCGGGGCCGCGTTGCTGGGCCCGCTGAGGAACGCCGCGGTCGACCGCACGAAGTGGGGCGTGCCGAAGAGGTGGTGGTCATCGCTGCGCAGCTGCGGGACGCGGGCCGCCAGCGTCGCGAGCGCCGCCTCGCGGCGCTGCCAGGCCTCGCTCGCGCGGTACGCGCGGAGCGACGCCTCGACCGCCTCGCTGGGCAGCTCGTTCTGCGTCTGGCGGATGTCGAAGAACCGCTCGCCGTTCAAGTGCACGTCGGGCGTGTGGTCACCCAGGACCTCGTCGCCGCCCTTGGGCGGCGACGCCAGCGACGTACCCGACAGCGCGAGCAACGCCGCCGCCGTCATGCCGCACGTCAGACCCATCGGCCCGCTCGCGCGGCGCCACGTGGAACTCATCCCCTGCATGAATCAAGCCTTTCTCCACGCCCGCGCGTGGCCAGATTTCCCCACGACGCCCGCATCACATCACCAGACCATCACCGAAACCGATCGATCCGTTCTTCGGCGTCGCCCACGTCCGGCGGCCCGGCTGGCCGTCCGAAAACGCTCCTCTGCCCGTTCACCATGCTCCTCACGACCACCGCCGTCACCCGGCAGAGGCCTCTCCGTTCAGAACTGCTCGGGGCGCACCGTCCGCGCCCACGGGTGTGGTATATCGACTTTGCCCACGCCCGCAAGCCCCGCCTCTTCGCACTTCGGTAACTTTTTCGGCCCCATCGCGATCCGATCAAAGTCCAAAAATGCAGAGAGCAGGGCGCTGCCGCCCCGCTCCCCGCGAACCTCACGTCTCCTCCTTCTGGTGCCGGATCACGGGCACGGCGAGCCGGCGACGACCTGCTCCAACGCCGCGATGTCCTCATGGTCGACGTTCCCGTCCCGGTCGAAGTCCGGGTCGGCCTCCGGGTGCTCGCCGACCTTGACAGGCCGCCCGCGGACACCCCGCGCTCGTCGTGCGTGTTCGGCCGGAGGCGCCCCGTCCGCCTCCCACCACGAGCCGACGCGGCTCGGTGCGAGGAGCGGGAGGCGAACGGGCGCGACCGGTCGAACACGAGAGCCCCGTGGCCCCGCAGTCGTCCAGCGACGCCGCCCTACCCGTGTCACGCACGTTCAGGAGAATTTTCAACTCTTGAAAGCGTCCGCGTGTCCCTCGACAGCACCCGATGCCCGGCGAGCGGCCTCGACCGCTTGGTTGAACTTCTTGACGCCCGTGTAAACCGTGGTAGGCTGGGCCGCCTGCGCTCCAGCGTGGCGCGCGGGCGGTGTGTCAGCCAGGGGTGAAGGAGTCTCGCCATGTCGCGTGGATTGCTGTTGTCGCTCGTTGCCGGGGCCGCTCCGTGCTTCGCCCAGGTCGTTCAGCCCGCGGACCCTATCGAGGAGTCCATCATCCTGCAGGGCGGCGGGTACGAGTCTCGCGCGCCCGGGTTCGTCTACGACAACCTGAGCCAGACCTTCGGCCAGACCCCCGCCCGCTGGGGCAGCGTGACGAACTGGAAGCACCTGCTCGAGGACGTCTCCTTCGCGCCCGGCCCGTGGGCCAACGCCAGCACTCGCGTGATCGACCAGATCTCGTGGGGCATCCGGCGCGCCGCGGGCGGGCCGTACGCCTGCGACGTCAACTTCAAGTTCTGGGACAAGGACGACGTGAACTTCGCGGGCTTCGCGGCCCCCGGCGCCGTCATGATCAACCCCGGCGCGACCCCCATCGCGGACCTCACGATCGCCCTCGCGAACCAGGGCACCCCGGCCGGCGGCGCCGTGGGCAACCAGTTCACCAACACCCTCACCACGCCGATCAGCATCCCGGACGACGGGTTCTGGCTCGAGGCCAGCATCTACGAGCCCGGCACCACGACCTACCTGACGACCGACAACTTCCGCTGGGTTGTGGCGACCAACTCGAACCTCGCCGCCCCCGCCAACCCCGCCACCATCGGCAGCACCATCCTCGACATCGGCTTCGACGCCGACAACAACGGCACCTTCACCGGCGCCGCCGCCGCCGGCGCCACCATCGAACGCCGCATCTATAACCTCGGCACGCCCACCCGCTCGGCCGGGTACATGTTCCGCGTCCGGGGCGACATCCCCCCGCCCCCGCCCCCCACCACGCGCACCAACGCCGGCTGCATCCCTGACTCCGGCTACTCCAACAGCGGCAGCCTCGCCGGCGGCGACGTCGCCTGGTACGAGGTCTGCCTCGTCACCGACGCCACCGACGCCCTCGTCCAGTTCCTCGACGCCGACACCGAGGGCAGCACCGCCGACGTCTCCCTCGCCCTCTTCAACTCCGATGGGCAGGTCGTCTCCACCGACGCCGACAGCGGCAGCGGCGCGAACGCGCAGCTCTCCTTCGGCGTCGGCCGGCGCGCCGCCGTCGGCGATGGCGTGCAGTACGACGGGCGCAACGGGCAGCTCTTCGCCGGCACGTACTACGTCGCCGTCGCACCCGCCGGCTCCACCTTCGGCGACGGCTTCACCGTCGGCGCCGGCGCGGGCAGCGGCAGCTTCACCCTCAACCTCGCGACCAACGTCAACGGCACCCCCGCCGCCCCCAGCGTTGCACCCATCGTCAACCACGTCGACTACTCCTCCGTGCCCCCCACCGGCCCCATCGGCTTCCCCGATGCCCGCCAGGGCCTGGGCGTCGGCGTCGCCCTCCGCGGCGTGCTCTGGTCCACCTTCGAGGTCGGCGCTGAGGCCGGCTCGGGCGACTCATTCCTCGACATCGACTTCGCCCGCCTCTGCACCAACGTCGCCGACGGCGTCGCCTACATCTTCAACTCCAACGGCGACTTCGTCGCCTACTCCGACGACGAGGGCGAGGGCAACCTCCCGCAGTTCTCCTTCGGCGCCGGCAGCGGCCCGCGCACCTACCCGCCCGCGCTGAGCACCTTCGAAGGCCTCAACGGCACCCTCCCCGCCGGCACCTACTACATGGCCACCGCCCTCTTCGACACCGACGATCTCCAGGCCATCGGCCAGGGCCGCTTCCACGTCCGCGGGCTCTCCGGCTCGGCCTACACCCTCGGCGCCGACATCTACTCCGGCGGCACGCCCGGCTCCGCCTGCGACCCCGACGTGAACCAGGACGGCAACGTCGATCAGGACGACATCTCCTGCCTCGCGCAGGCGGTCGCCGGCGACCCCACCTGCCTCGGCGGCGGCGTCGACCCTGACTTCAACCGCGACGGCAACGTCGACCAGGACGACATCGCCGCCCTCGAGCAGAGCGTCGGCGGCGCCCCCTGCCCGTAACACCGCGCTGACCGCGCGAGCCCGAAGCGCCAGCGAGGGCGCTTCTCCTCACCGCACCGCAACCGCTTGATCGCCCCGGGCCCTCGCCCGGGGCGTTTTTTTGTTAAGAGCCTCTCGCAGGGCGCACGGCACCCGCGCCGCCGGCAGGGGCGAATCCACGGCCGCGATCGCACCGCGCTCTGCCGCTCAGCCGCTGCGGGTGTTGTCGCCCGCCTTCATGAGCCGCTCGCCCTGCTCGGGCGTCATCGAGCCCTCGGCGATGTACGCGGCGATCTCGCGCCGGGTGCGCTCGCGCGCGACGGACGAGATCACGTTCGCCACCGAGCGAATGAGCACGACGAGCACGATGCCGCTGAAGATCAGCACCGGCGTGAGCACGTTGCGATCCGCGATCGTCTCCACCATCTGGTTGACGTCCATGGCCACTCCTCTCGGCGCGCACCCCGCCCCGGGTTTCCCGCCCGTGTTCTTCTCCAAACCCCGGCGTGGGTTTCACCCGACCACGAACATTACCCCGCGCCCCCGTAGGGCCAGGGGGCGCGCGCACCGCGCTCGACGAGCCGCACGAGCCCCAGCACCGCCGAGTACACGCTGAAGGCCAGCAGCCCGCGCCGATCCATCCCGCCCCTCGAGGCCCGCACGCTCATGAGGTCGCCCAGCAGCGACGCCGTCCACGTCGCCCCGTCGAACTGCGTGTCGACCACCGCCCGGGGGGCCTGCCCGGCGAGGCGCAGCGCCAGCCGGTCGGCGTTGTCGATGTCCGTCAGCCCGCGCTCGTCGCCCAGCGTCTCGCGGAACGAGAACGTGCTCCCGTCGCAGCGCAGGTGCGTGCCGTCGCGCAGGTGGAGGTCGACCAGTTCCACGTACGACGCCTGCCGGTCGCGGACGGTGCGGTCCTCGGGGATCGGCAGGCCGCTCGTCGGCTCGACCCGCGTGCGGAGATAGTCCCCCACGCCGCGATCCCGCACCTGCTCCTGCACCGTGCGGCTCCGCCCGCGCACGATGAGGCGGATGTCCGACGCCCGCAGGGGCATGCTCTCGGCGGGCCCCCCGCGCGCCCGCGCAAACTCGGCCATGTACAGGGGCTCGGGGGCGCCCAGCGCCGCCCGCAGCACGCGCAGGCACGGCGGCTCGGTCATGCGGCGCAGGTGCTCGTTCGACACGCCAAGACCCACGACGCCCTCCTCGAGCAGGCGGCGCAGCCCGACCCCGCACTCCCCGAGATCACCCCGGTACACCATCGCCGGGGTCGTGCGGCGGGCCGTCAGGGCCGCGTCCTGCGGCGCGAAGCCGAACGCCCGCTCGAGCAGGTCCGCGACGAACTCGGGCCCAGCGCCCGGGGGCCATCGCGCCACGAACACGTACCCCCGCATCGCGTCGCTCATTCAGGTATCGTGCGCGCCCTCACGCGGCGTGTCCAATGTCCGACCGTGCCCGCCACTCCCCGTCCGCCATCACCCCCGCCCAGCGCGCGGTGCTCGACGCCGTTCTCGCCATGTACCGCCAGGGCTGGTTCCCGATGCACGACGACCGCAGCGGCGGGCTGCGCTGGGTCCAGCCCCGCAAGCGCGCCGTCATCCCGCTCGACCACCGCTTCCACGTCCCCCGGTCGCTGCGGGCGCGCATCCGCGCCGGACGATTCCGCATCACCTCCGACGCCGACTTCCCCCGCGTCGTGCGTGCCTGCGCCCAGCCCCGCCCGGAACGCCCCTCCACCTGGCTCGACGACGACATCGTCGCCCTCTTCGACCTCCTCCACCGCGCCGGGCACGCCCACAGCGTCGAGGCCTGGCTTCCCGGCCCGGGCGCTCCCGCCCCCGCCGCCCCGGGCGCAATCGTCGGCGGGCTGTACGGCCTGTGCGTCGGCAGCGTGTTCTGCGGCGAGTCCATGTTCTCCCGCCCCGACCTCGGCGGCACCGACGCCAGCAAGGTCTGCCTCGTCCGCCTCGTCGAACATCTGCGCGCGCGCGGCTTCACCATGCTCGATTCTCAACTCGCCAACCCCCACCTCGACCAGTTCGGCGCCATCGAGATCGACGCGCGCGAGTACCAGGCCCACCTCGACTCGGCCGCCCTCGAACCACGGGCCTGGACGCCCTTCAACTGACTTCTTCCCGCGGCCGCGCTTCGCCCGCCCGGCGCTATCGCCGCTCCGCCCGAGGCGTGTCCAATCCCGCGCTCACCGCGGCGGGCGCCACCCGCTCCCGCACTCCGGGCAGCGGTCCAGGCCGGTCGTGGTGGTCATGTCGTACCCGCACACCTCGCACCGCCCCGCGTACCACCGGCGACGGCGCTTCGCCAGCAGCGGCAGCAACACCGCCGGCCCCATCACGAACAGCCCCACCGCCCCGCACAGGCTCAGCCCCAGGTACGTCCCCGTCGCGCACACACAATCCTCGCGCCGGCGCACCAGCACGTCGAGCGGGATGATCGCCGCGGCTTCCACGATCGTTCCCATGAACAGGCGCGCCGACAGACGCTGCAGCACGCTCTCGGGCCGCCCCCGCCTGGTGAACGCGATCAGCAGGGGCGTGCTCACCAGCCACCCCGCCGCCAGCACGCCCGCGCCCGCCCACCCGATGAACTCGTCGCTGGGGTTGTTCGCCCCCACCACCACGATCACCGCGTTTCCGACGGCCAGCACCAGCCCGGTGGCGAGCGCGCCCACCAGCAGACCCGCGACGATCAGGCTCCACACGATGCCCCGCCCGTCGCCCGCGGCCCCGGGCTTGCGGATGGGCCACAGGAACAGCACGTGCAGCCCGACGAACGCCAGCGTCGTCACGATCGACGTGACGCCGCCCGTTTCGTCCAGGTTGGTCGCGGATTCCAGGTGCCACATGAACGGCATGCCGATCATGTAGCCGGCCAGCGCGATGACCACGAGGTAGAGCCCCGCAGCCACGCCGCGCCGTTTGAACACCCCCATCGTCCGCATGCGTGCAGACTCACCCGTTCGCGCGGCGTGCGCGCCTCACTTCTTCGCGAGCAGGCGCTCGATGTCCTCGCTGAGCTTGGTGTCGAGGTCGTCGCTGTACCCGCGGTGCACCGACGCGACCTTGCCCTGCTGGTCGATCACGAAGAGCATCGGGTACCCGGTGACGCGGTAGTCCTGCGTGGCGCGCTCCGCGTTCAGCGCCAGGGTGTACGTGTAGCGGTTGCGCCGCATGAACCCCGCCGGGTCGGCGCGCGGGTCGTTCTCGATGTTCATGCCGATGATCTCGACGCCCTTGCCCTTGTACTGCTTGTGCACCTTCTCGATCATGGGCATGGCCTTCACGCACCAGCCGCACCACGTGCCCCAGAAGTCCAGCACCACCACCTTGCCCTGCATGTCGGCCAGGCGCACCGGCTTGCCCGCCGGGTCCTTCAGGTCGAACGCCGGCGCGTCGTCGCCCACCGCCAGCGGGCCCGCCTTGCGCCCCGCGCGGTTCTCCGGGTCGCCCAGGATCTTCTTGCCCCCGCCCCCGGCCTCGCGCGTCTTCGCCGCCTCCGGGTCGCGGATGCGGTAGCCCTGCGGCACGGGCAGCGCGAACACCGCGTTCGCCGCCTCGCCGTCCGTCGCCACCTTCGTCAGTTCCACCACCTGCGCCGTGCCCGCGTTGAATCGCTCGATCCGGCGCGGCAGCCGATCGCTCCGCGCGAACGCGTACCGCACGCCCGTCGGCGCGATCGCCGCGTCCTTCCTCGGCCCGGTCTTCGGCCCGGTCTTGGGCGCCGGGTCCGCCTTCGCCGGCACCGCCGGCGCCTTCGGATCGGGCACCAGCACCACGTCGCACAGCTCGCCCGCGATCGTCTCGCGGCCCTCGAACAACGCCTTGTCACCGTCCTTCCCGAACGGCTCCTCGCTCAGCAGTTCCCACGCCACCACCGGACGCGCGTGCTGCGAGCCCAGGAACGACTGCAGGTCTTCCATCTCCAGCACGGCCTTCTCGAACACGATCTTCTCGCTCGCACGCACCGCCCGCGCGTTCACCCCGTCGTACCCGATCTCGAACGCGTTCGGCGTCGGCGCGTCGCCCGTCGACGGCGTCGCTTCGCCCTTCACATACATCATCCACCCGCCCGCGTCCGCCTTCCGCACCACCACCGTCGCGGCGTACGTCGGCGACGCCTCCGCCCCGCCCGTCACCTTCGCCTCGTACGACAGCGTGCTCACCGTTGCCAGAGCCTCGCGCGCGCCCGCGATGACCGCCTTCGCATACTCCGGCGCCGGGGGCGCCGGGGCCTTCGCCGGCGCCTTCTCCGGCTTCGCCCGCGGGGCGGCCTTCGGGGCCGCGCCCTGCGCCAGCGCCGTGCCGGCCCCCGGCCCGAGCACCACGCACGCCGCTCCGATCACCCCGGCGACGAACGCCGCGCTCCATCCCCGCGTCGTGTGTTTCGACATCGCGCACCCTCCTTGCCGCTGGCACCCGGGGCCCGCCCCGCCCGCCGAGAGTCAGACGGTCACGCCGCCCGGAAGTTCCGTGGGCGAGCGCGTTGACGGAAGTGTACGGGGCGGGGCATGG
Coding sequences within:
- a CDS encoding M36 family metallopeptidase — encoded protein: MQGMSSTWRRASGPMGLTCGMTAAALLALSGTSLASPPKGGDEVLGDHTPDVHLNGERFFDIRQTQNELPSEAVEASLRAYRASEAWQRREAALATLAARVPQLRSDDHHLFGTPHFVRSTAAFLSGPSNAAPVEVVKSFLLEQADLFGLSAADLDAAMVARDFSTHGIMHHVTLQQAIGGVKVYGNILRANVTARGEIINVSSSIVPEPAEGWNVPAATIEAGDAIRLAARDAGVYVSGAITPNESVGASEKTTWTVGPEFDTWTPVTTERVYFATTRDTMRPAFHVVIPTPGVGHTYDVILDAISGEVLWRHNWLCNDTTQPVTYRVYTSDSPAPYTPGPSSPDGSQAPFVPRQLVTVQPADIIAFSPNGWIPDGGDTTTGNNVDAYLDRDGTSNTPDPNGRPISAARLFDLPIAVDGANVITEIPTNYSLATVTQGFYTANSYHDRLWAMGFDEPAGNYQADNFGRGGVQGDYVRMEMQDGSGTNNANWSSSTDGSTARCQMYLWTPPALDRDGGLDVDIIYHELTHGLSIRCHEATLTGTQARSMGEGWGDFFGVCLSAEPSDDLFGTYTTGGFATLNLWAGNETNNYYYGIRRYPYSADFTKNPHTFLDISSFTPAAGVPWNSGPGTSTASVHNNGEMWCTTLITARYRMSLDSGFAANERIMQLVVDGMKLAPANPNYLQQRDAILQSDLVRYGGANTARLWEAFASRGMGFSATSPTGGSTSGIVEAFDVPQRVTFSYPDGLPTQLQPNTPTSFTVTMSPQLLTITPNTQQLFISVDGGAFTPRPLVSTGGDSYTATIPGAGCFADVRYYVSTNTNAGVRTDPVDAPASSYAATVFSSTLEPINDTMETDTGWVVGPNTATTGNWNRMDPQGTTAQPEDDTTPSPGVNCWVTDGNAGTGVGTFDIDGGFTQLTSPVFDMSSPGDFQIQYQRWYSNNVSTTYGDPWLVQISNNNGSTWVTFESIPVGAPVQNGWVTVSRSLSSLGLTGTSQMRLRFRAEDSGTASIVEAAIDDLRVFRRLCDDSVPCNPDINADGNVDQDDIACLAQVIAGNSGCADASIDPDFNGDGNADQDDVAALEQVVGGQPCP
- the aat gene encoding leucyl/phenylalanyl-tRNA--protein transferase: MSDRARHSPSAITPAQRAVLDAVLAMYRQGWFPMHDDRSGGLRWVQPRKRAVIPLDHRFHVPRSLRARIRAGRFRITSDADFPRVVRACAQPRPERPSTWLDDDIVALFDLLHRAGHAHSVEAWLPGPGAPAPAAPGAIVGGLYGLCVGSVFCGESMFSRPDLGGTDASKVCLVRLVEHLRARGFTMLDSQLANPHLDQFGAIEIDAREYQAHLDSAALEPRAWTPFN
- a CDS encoding TlpA disulfide reductase family protein, which gives rise to MSKHTTRGWSAAFVAGVIGAACVVLGPGAGTALAQGAAPKAAPRAKPEKAPAKAPAPPAPEYAKAVIAGAREALATVSTLSYEAKVTGGAEASPTYAATVVVRKADAGGWMMYVKGEATPSTGDAPTPNAFEIGYDGVNARAVRASEKIVFEKAVLEMEDLQSFLGSQHARPVVAWELLSEEPFGKDGDKALFEGRETIAGELCDVVLVPDPKAPAVPAKADPAPKTGPKTGPRKDAAIAPTGVRYAFARSDRLPRRIERFNAGTAQVVELTKVATDGEAANAVFALPVPQGYRIRDPEAAKTREAGGGGKKILGDPENRAGRKAGPLAVGDDAPAFDLKDPAGKPVRLADMQGKVVVLDFWGTWCGWCVKAMPMIEKVHKQYKGKGVEIIGMNIENDPRADPAGFMRRNRYTYTLALNAERATQDYRVTGYPMLFVIDQQGKVASVHRGYSDDLDTKLSEDIERLLAKK